Proteins encoded in a region of the Triticum dicoccoides isolate Atlit2015 ecotype Zavitan chromosome 3A, WEW_v2.0, whole genome shotgun sequence genome:
- the LOC119269738 gene encoding probable ion channel POLLUX isoform X1, with translation MAESDGGEADPGAGRAAGGGDDPAPRAQRPQLAKSRTIAGSAAAAASAEIRRGGRDGGILARRSTTAAAAPLQQVPRRLTVAVDDPSHAAPNAGVLDRDWCYPSFLGPHASRPRPPRQQQTPPPAVAAAPARRNPSGNPATTRRVAASQRDEEKSLASVVKQSALLGERRPLSPPPPPPRARRFDLSPYCLLLLLVVTVTSSSLAFWQWMKVLGLQKKVRSCSGGADAADSEETAETSWVLGDPGSGFVSSESWKLAPMLALAIPLFLFKYADQLRRKKENSSRTRSTEEEVPLEKRIAYKVDVFFSGHPYAKLLALLIATVVLIASGGIALYSVSGSGFLEALWLSWTFVADSGNHADQVGLGPRIVSVSISAGGMLVFATMLGLVSDAISEKVDSWRKGKSEVIEVNHILILGWSDKLGSLLKQLAIANKSIGGGVVVVLAERDKEEMEMDIGKLGFDFMGTSVICRSGSPLILADLKKVSVSKARAIIVLASDENADQSDARALRVVLSLTGVKEGLRGHIVVEMSDLDNEPLVKLVGGELIETVVAHDVIGRLMIQCALQPGLAQIWEDILGFENAEFYIKRWPELDGMRFGDVLISFPDAVPCGVKLASRFGSILMNPDDDYVLREGDEILVIAEDDDTYAPAPLPEVHKGFLPNVPTPPKYPEKILFCGWRRDIHDMIMVLEAFLAPGSELWMFNEVPEKARETKLTDGGMDILGLTNIKLVHKEGNAVIRRHLESLPLETFDSILILADESVEDSIVQSDSRSLATLLLIRDVQSKRLPSKESKSPLHHNGFSHSSWIRKMQHASDKSIIISEILDSRTRNLVSVSKISDYVLSNELVSMALAMVAEDKQINRVLEELFAEEGNEMCIRSAEFYLYEQEELSFLDIMVRARERDEIVIGYRLANTDEAIINPEHKSEIKKWSLDDVFVVIAKADREDNRAKHM, from the exons ATGGCGGAgagcgacggcggcgaggcggaccCCGGCGCCGGCCGCGCGGCAGGCGGTGGCGACGACCCGGCCCCGCGCGCGCAGCGGCCGCAGCTCGCCAAATCGCGcaccatcgccggctccgccgccgcggccgcctccgccgaGATAAGGCGGGGCGGGAGGGACGGTGGCATCCTCGCCCGCCGCTccaccacggcggcggcggcgcccctcCAGCAGGTGCCCAGGCGGCTCACCGTCGCCGTGGACGACCCCTCCCACGCGGCGCCCAACGCCGGCGTGCTCGACCGCGACTGGTGCTACCCGTCCTTCCTCGGCCCGCACGCCTCGCGCCCGCGCCCGCCGCGCCAGCAGcagacgccgccgcccgccgtcgccgctgcCCCCGCCCGCCGGAACCCTAGCGGCAACCCGGCCACCACGCGGAGGGTGGCGGCCTCGCAGCGGGACGAGGAGAAGTCCCTGGCCTCCGTGGTCAAGCAGTCGGCGCTGCTCGGGGAGAGGAGGCCGCtctcgcccccgccgccgccgccgcgcgctcgCCGATTCGATCTCTCTCCCTACTGCCTCCTACta TTGCTGGTCGTAACCGTCACAAGCTCCTCCCTGGCTTTCTGGCAGTGGATGAAAGTGCTGGGGCTCCAG AAAAAGGTCAGATCATGCAGTGGTGGTGCTGATGCTGCGGACAGTGAGGAAACTGCCGAGACATCCTGGGTTCTTGGGGACCCTGGTTCCGGCTTTGTTAGCTCCGAGAGCTGGAAATTAGCTCCGATGCTTGCACTGGCAATACCGTTGTTCCTTTTTAAATACGCTGACCAGCTGCGGCGAAAGAAAGAAAATTCCAGCAGGACGAGAAGCACCGAGGAAGAAGTGCCTCTCGAGAAGAGGATTGCTTACAAGGTTGATGTGTTCTTCTCAGGGCATCCGTATGCTAAGTTGCTTGCCCTCCTGATCGCCACTGTAGTTCTCATTGCCTCGGGCGGCATTGCGCTGTATTCTGTCAGTGGCAGTGGGTTCCTGGAGGCTCTTTGGCTTTCCTGGACTTTTGTGGCAGATTCAGGAAACCATGCTGACCAGGTTGGCCTCGGTCCAAGGATTGTGTCCGTGTCGATTAGCGCCGGTGGCATGCTGGTGTTTGCCACGATGCTCGGGCTTGTGTCAGATGCGATATCGGAGAAGGTGGATTCTTGGCGTAAGGGGAAAAGTGAGGTGATAGAGGTCAACCATATACTAATCCTCGGATGGAGCGACAAGCTG GGCTCTCTTCTGAAGCAGCTGGCTATAGCCAATAAAAGCATTGGTGGTGGTGTAGTtgttgtcctggcagaaagagacaAGGAAGAGATGGAGATGGACATAGGAAAGctaggatttgatttcatgggaacaTCTGTAATATGTAGAAGCGGCAGTCCTCTAATCCTAGCAGATCTGAAGAAG GTTTCTGTTTCCAAAGCGCGTGCTATTATTGTTTTAGCATCTGATGAAAATGCAGACCAA AGTGATGCACGAGCTTTGCGTGTCGTACTGAGCCTGACTGGAGTAAAAGAGGGCTTAAGGGGGCATATTGTTGTAGAGATGAGTGACCTTGACAATGAACCTTTAGTGAAATTGGTTGGAGGTGAACTAATTGAAACAGTTGTTGCCCATGATGTCATTGGACGTTTGATGATACAGTGTGCACTCCAACCTGGCTTGGCACAG ATATGGGAGGATATTTTGGGATTTGAAAATGCAGAATTCTATATAAAAAGATGGCCAGAATTGGATGGCATGCGGTTTGGGGATGTGTTAATCTCATTCCCTGATGCTGTGCCCTGCGGAGTGAAGCTTGCGTCaagatttggaagtatattaatgaATCCGGATGATGATTATGTTTTAAGAGAAGGCGATGAAATCCTTGTTATAGCAGAAGATGATGATACTTATGCACCTGCTCCTCTACCAGAG GTGCATAAGGGTTTTCTACCTAACGTTCCCACCCCGCCTAAATATCCAGAGAAAATTTTGTTCTGTGGTTGGCGACGTGACATCCATGATATGATAATG GTTCTAGAAGCATTTCTTGCTCCAGGTTCTGAATTGTGGATGTTCAATGAGGTGCCAGAGAAGGCGAGGGAGACAAAACTGACTGACGGTGGTATGGATATTCTTGGACTAACAAACATTAAACTTGTACACAAAGAAGGGAATGCTGTCATCAGGCGGCACTTAGAAAGCTTGCCTCTTGAGACCTTTGATTCT ATTTTAATTCTTGCAGATGAGTCGGTGGAGGACTCCATTGTACAATCGGATTCACGGTCCTTAGCGACACTTCTTCTAATTCGCGATGTTCAG TCCAAACGTCTTCCGTCGAAGGAGTCAAAATCACCTCTACATCACAATGGCTTCTCTCACAGCTCCTGGATTCGGAAGATGCAGCATGCATCGGACAAATCAATAATAATCAGTGAGATACTGGACTCAAGAACTAGAAACCTTGTATCTGTCTCCAAAATCAGCGATTACGTCCTGTCAAATGAACTTGTCAGTATGGCATTAGCAATGGTAGCAGAAGACAAGCAAATCAACAGAGTTCTTGAGGAACTTTTTGCTGAGGAG GGCAACGAGATGTGCATACGGTCTGCTGAGTTTTACCTGTATGAACAAGAGGAATTGAGTTTCCTGGACATAATGGTGAGGGCTCGTGAGCGAGACGAGATTGTGATCGGCTACCGGCTTGCCAACACCGATGAGGCAATCATTAATCCAGAGCACAAGTCGGAGATTAAGAAGTGGTCTCTAGACGACGTGTTTGTTGTGATCGCGAAAG CTGATAGAGAAGATAACCGGGCAAAGCATATGTGA
- the LOC119269738 gene encoding probable ion channel POLLUX isoform X3 translates to MAESDGGEADPGAGRAAGGGDDPAPRAQRPQLAKSRTIAGSAAAAASAEIRRGGRDGGILARRSTTAAAAPLQQVPRRLTVAVDDPSHAAPNAGVLDRDWCYPSFLGPHASRPRPPRQQQTPPPAVAAAPARRNPSGNPATTRRVAASQRDEEKSLASVVKQSALLGERRPLSPPPPPPRARRFDLSPYCLLLLLVVTVTSSSLAFWQWMKVLGLQKKVRSCSGGADAADSEETAETSWVLGDPGSGFVSSESWKLAPMLALAIPLFLFKYADQLRRKKENSSRTRSTEEEVPLEKRIAYKVDVFFSGHPYAKLLALLIATVVLIASGGIALYSVSGSGFLEALWLSWTFVADSGNHADQVGLGPRIVSVSISAGGMLVFATMLGLVSDAISEKVDSWRKGKSEVIEVNHILILGWSDKLGSLLKQLAIANKSIGGGVVVVLAERDKEEMEMDIGKLGFDFMGTSVICRSGSPLILADLKKIWEDILGFENAEFYIKRWPELDGMRFGDVLISFPDAVPCGVKLASRFGSILMNPDDDYVLREGDEILVIAEDDDTYAPAPLPEVHKGFLPNVPTPPKYPEKILFCGWRRDIHDMIMVLEAFLAPGSELWMFNEVPEKARETKLTDGGMDILGLTNIKLVHKEGNAVIRRHLESLPLETFDSILILADESVEDSIVQSDSRSLATLLLIRDVQSKRLPSKESKSPLHHNGFSHSSWIRKMQHASDKSIIISEILDSRTRNLVSVSKISDYVLSNELVSMALAMVAEDKQINRVLEELFAEEGNEMCIRSAEFYLYEQEELSFLDIMVRARERDEIVIGYRLANTDEAIINPEHKSEIKKWSLDDVFVVIAKADREDNRAKHM, encoded by the exons ATGGCGGAgagcgacggcggcgaggcggaccCCGGCGCCGGCCGCGCGGCAGGCGGTGGCGACGACCCGGCCCCGCGCGCGCAGCGGCCGCAGCTCGCCAAATCGCGcaccatcgccggctccgccgccgcggccgcctccgccgaGATAAGGCGGGGCGGGAGGGACGGTGGCATCCTCGCCCGCCGCTccaccacggcggcggcggcgcccctcCAGCAGGTGCCCAGGCGGCTCACCGTCGCCGTGGACGACCCCTCCCACGCGGCGCCCAACGCCGGCGTGCTCGACCGCGACTGGTGCTACCCGTCCTTCCTCGGCCCGCACGCCTCGCGCCCGCGCCCGCCGCGCCAGCAGcagacgccgccgcccgccgtcgccgctgcCCCCGCCCGCCGGAACCCTAGCGGCAACCCGGCCACCACGCGGAGGGTGGCGGCCTCGCAGCGGGACGAGGAGAAGTCCCTGGCCTCCGTGGTCAAGCAGTCGGCGCTGCTCGGGGAGAGGAGGCCGCtctcgcccccgccgccgccgccgcgcgctcgCCGATTCGATCTCTCTCCCTACTGCCTCCTACta TTGCTGGTCGTAACCGTCACAAGCTCCTCCCTGGCTTTCTGGCAGTGGATGAAAGTGCTGGGGCTCCAG AAAAAGGTCAGATCATGCAGTGGTGGTGCTGATGCTGCGGACAGTGAGGAAACTGCCGAGACATCCTGGGTTCTTGGGGACCCTGGTTCCGGCTTTGTTAGCTCCGAGAGCTGGAAATTAGCTCCGATGCTTGCACTGGCAATACCGTTGTTCCTTTTTAAATACGCTGACCAGCTGCGGCGAAAGAAAGAAAATTCCAGCAGGACGAGAAGCACCGAGGAAGAAGTGCCTCTCGAGAAGAGGATTGCTTACAAGGTTGATGTGTTCTTCTCAGGGCATCCGTATGCTAAGTTGCTTGCCCTCCTGATCGCCACTGTAGTTCTCATTGCCTCGGGCGGCATTGCGCTGTATTCTGTCAGTGGCAGTGGGTTCCTGGAGGCTCTTTGGCTTTCCTGGACTTTTGTGGCAGATTCAGGAAACCATGCTGACCAGGTTGGCCTCGGTCCAAGGATTGTGTCCGTGTCGATTAGCGCCGGTGGCATGCTGGTGTTTGCCACGATGCTCGGGCTTGTGTCAGATGCGATATCGGAGAAGGTGGATTCTTGGCGTAAGGGGAAAAGTGAGGTGATAGAGGTCAACCATATACTAATCCTCGGATGGAGCGACAAGCTG GGCTCTCTTCTGAAGCAGCTGGCTATAGCCAATAAAAGCATTGGTGGTGGTGTAGTtgttgtcctggcagaaagagacaAGGAAGAGATGGAGATGGACATAGGAAAGctaggatttgatttcatgggaacaTCTGTAATATGTAGAAGCGGCAGTCCTCTAATCCTAGCAGATCTGAAGAAG ATATGGGAGGATATTTTGGGATTTGAAAATGCAGAATTCTATATAAAAAGATGGCCAGAATTGGATGGCATGCGGTTTGGGGATGTGTTAATCTCATTCCCTGATGCTGTGCCCTGCGGAGTGAAGCTTGCGTCaagatttggaagtatattaatgaATCCGGATGATGATTATGTTTTAAGAGAAGGCGATGAAATCCTTGTTATAGCAGAAGATGATGATACTTATGCACCTGCTCCTCTACCAGAG GTGCATAAGGGTTTTCTACCTAACGTTCCCACCCCGCCTAAATATCCAGAGAAAATTTTGTTCTGTGGTTGGCGACGTGACATCCATGATATGATAATG GTTCTAGAAGCATTTCTTGCTCCAGGTTCTGAATTGTGGATGTTCAATGAGGTGCCAGAGAAGGCGAGGGAGACAAAACTGACTGACGGTGGTATGGATATTCTTGGACTAACAAACATTAAACTTGTACACAAAGAAGGGAATGCTGTCATCAGGCGGCACTTAGAAAGCTTGCCTCTTGAGACCTTTGATTCT ATTTTAATTCTTGCAGATGAGTCGGTGGAGGACTCCATTGTACAATCGGATTCACGGTCCTTAGCGACACTTCTTCTAATTCGCGATGTTCAG TCCAAACGTCTTCCGTCGAAGGAGTCAAAATCACCTCTACATCACAATGGCTTCTCTCACAGCTCCTGGATTCGGAAGATGCAGCATGCATCGGACAAATCAATAATAATCAGTGAGATACTGGACTCAAGAACTAGAAACCTTGTATCTGTCTCCAAAATCAGCGATTACGTCCTGTCAAATGAACTTGTCAGTATGGCATTAGCAATGGTAGCAGAAGACAAGCAAATCAACAGAGTTCTTGAGGAACTTTTTGCTGAGGAG GGCAACGAGATGTGCATACGGTCTGCTGAGTTTTACCTGTATGAACAAGAGGAATTGAGTTTCCTGGACATAATGGTGAGGGCTCGTGAGCGAGACGAGATTGTGATCGGCTACCGGCTTGCCAACACCGATGAGGCAATCATTAATCCAGAGCACAAGTCGGAGATTAAGAAGTGGTCTCTAGACGACGTGTTTGTTGTGATCGCGAAAG CTGATAGAGAAGATAACCGGGCAAAGCATATGTGA
- the LOC119269738 gene encoding probable ion channel POLLUX isoform X4 yields the protein MAESDGGEADPGAGRAAGGGDDPAPRAQRPQLAKSRTIAGSAAAAASAEIRRGGRDGGILARRSTTAAAAPLQQVPRRLTVAVDDPSHAAPNAGVLDRDWCYPSFLGPHASRPRPPRQQQTPPPAVAAAPARRNPSGNPATTRRVAASQRDEEKSLASVVKQSALLGERRPLSPPPPPPRARRFDLSPYCLLLLLVVTVTSSSLAFWQWMKVLGLQKKVRSCSGGADAADSEETAETSWVLGDPGSGFVSSESWKLAPMLALAIPLFLFKYADQLRRKKENSSRTRSTEEEVPLEKRIAYKVDVFFSGHPYAKLLALLIATVVLIASGGIALYSVSGSGFLEALWLSWTFVADSGNHADQVGLGPRIVSVSISAGGMLVFATMLGLVSDAISEKVDSWRKGKSEVIEVNHILILGWSDKLGSLLKQLAIANKSIGGGVVVVLAERDKEEMEMDIGKLGFDFMGTSVICRSGSPLILADLKKVSVSKARAIIVLASDENADQSDARALRVVLSLTGVKEGLRGHIVVEMSDLDNEPLVKLVGGELIETVVAHDVIGRLMIQCALQPGLAQIWEDILGFENAEFYIKRWPELDGMRFGDVLISFPDAVPCGVKLASRFGSILMNPDDDYVLREGDEILVIAEDDDTYAPAPLPEVHKGFLPNVPTPPKYPEKILFCGWRRDIHDMIMVLEAFLAPGSELWMFNEVPEKARETKLTDGGMDILGLTNIKLVHKEGNAVIRRHLESLPLETFDSMSRWRTPLYNRIHGP from the exons ATGGCGGAgagcgacggcggcgaggcggaccCCGGCGCCGGCCGCGCGGCAGGCGGTGGCGACGACCCGGCCCCGCGCGCGCAGCGGCCGCAGCTCGCCAAATCGCGcaccatcgccggctccgccgccgcggccgcctccgccgaGATAAGGCGGGGCGGGAGGGACGGTGGCATCCTCGCCCGCCGCTccaccacggcggcggcggcgcccctcCAGCAGGTGCCCAGGCGGCTCACCGTCGCCGTGGACGACCCCTCCCACGCGGCGCCCAACGCCGGCGTGCTCGACCGCGACTGGTGCTACCCGTCCTTCCTCGGCCCGCACGCCTCGCGCCCGCGCCCGCCGCGCCAGCAGcagacgccgccgcccgccgtcgccgctgcCCCCGCCCGCCGGAACCCTAGCGGCAACCCGGCCACCACGCGGAGGGTGGCGGCCTCGCAGCGGGACGAGGAGAAGTCCCTGGCCTCCGTGGTCAAGCAGTCGGCGCTGCTCGGGGAGAGGAGGCCGCtctcgcccccgccgccgccgccgcgcgctcgCCGATTCGATCTCTCTCCCTACTGCCTCCTACta TTGCTGGTCGTAACCGTCACAAGCTCCTCCCTGGCTTTCTGGCAGTGGATGAAAGTGCTGGGGCTCCAG AAAAAGGTCAGATCATGCAGTGGTGGTGCTGATGCTGCGGACAGTGAGGAAACTGCCGAGACATCCTGGGTTCTTGGGGACCCTGGTTCCGGCTTTGTTAGCTCCGAGAGCTGGAAATTAGCTCCGATGCTTGCACTGGCAATACCGTTGTTCCTTTTTAAATACGCTGACCAGCTGCGGCGAAAGAAAGAAAATTCCAGCAGGACGAGAAGCACCGAGGAAGAAGTGCCTCTCGAGAAGAGGATTGCTTACAAGGTTGATGTGTTCTTCTCAGGGCATCCGTATGCTAAGTTGCTTGCCCTCCTGATCGCCACTGTAGTTCTCATTGCCTCGGGCGGCATTGCGCTGTATTCTGTCAGTGGCAGTGGGTTCCTGGAGGCTCTTTGGCTTTCCTGGACTTTTGTGGCAGATTCAGGAAACCATGCTGACCAGGTTGGCCTCGGTCCAAGGATTGTGTCCGTGTCGATTAGCGCCGGTGGCATGCTGGTGTTTGCCACGATGCTCGGGCTTGTGTCAGATGCGATATCGGAGAAGGTGGATTCTTGGCGTAAGGGGAAAAGTGAGGTGATAGAGGTCAACCATATACTAATCCTCGGATGGAGCGACAAGCTG GGCTCTCTTCTGAAGCAGCTGGCTATAGCCAATAAAAGCATTGGTGGTGGTGTAGTtgttgtcctggcagaaagagacaAGGAAGAGATGGAGATGGACATAGGAAAGctaggatttgatttcatgggaacaTCTGTAATATGTAGAAGCGGCAGTCCTCTAATCCTAGCAGATCTGAAGAAG GTTTCTGTTTCCAAAGCGCGTGCTATTATTGTTTTAGCATCTGATGAAAATGCAGACCAA AGTGATGCACGAGCTTTGCGTGTCGTACTGAGCCTGACTGGAGTAAAAGAGGGCTTAAGGGGGCATATTGTTGTAGAGATGAGTGACCTTGACAATGAACCTTTAGTGAAATTGGTTGGAGGTGAACTAATTGAAACAGTTGTTGCCCATGATGTCATTGGACGTTTGATGATACAGTGTGCACTCCAACCTGGCTTGGCACAG ATATGGGAGGATATTTTGGGATTTGAAAATGCAGAATTCTATATAAAAAGATGGCCAGAATTGGATGGCATGCGGTTTGGGGATGTGTTAATCTCATTCCCTGATGCTGTGCCCTGCGGAGTGAAGCTTGCGTCaagatttggaagtatattaatgaATCCGGATGATGATTATGTTTTAAGAGAAGGCGATGAAATCCTTGTTATAGCAGAAGATGATGATACTTATGCACCTGCTCCTCTACCAGAG GTGCATAAGGGTTTTCTACCTAACGTTCCCACCCCGCCTAAATATCCAGAGAAAATTTTGTTCTGTGGTTGGCGACGTGACATCCATGATATGATAATG GTTCTAGAAGCATTTCTTGCTCCAGGTTCTGAATTGTGGATGTTCAATGAGGTGCCAGAGAAGGCGAGGGAGACAAAACTGACTGACGGTGGTATGGATATTCTTGGACTAACAAACATTAAACTTGTACACAAAGAAGGGAATGCTGTCATCAGGCGGCACTTAGAAAGCTTGCCTCTTGAGACCTTTGATTCT ATGAGTCGGTGGAGGACTCCATTGTACAATCGGATTCACGGTCCTTAG
- the LOC119269738 gene encoding probable ion channel POLLUX isoform X2 yields the protein MAESDGGEADPGAGRAAGGGDDPAPRAQRPQLAKSRTIAGSAAAAASAEIRRGGRDGGILARRSTTAAAAPLQQVPRRLTVAVDDPSHAAPNAGVLDRDWCYPSFLGPHASRPRPPRQQQTPPPAVAAAPARRNPSGNPATTRRVAASQRDEEKSLASVVKQSALLGERRPLSPPPPPPRARRFDLSPYCLLLLLVVTVTSSSLAFWQWMKVLGLQKKVRSCSGGADAADSEETAETSWVLGDPGSGFVSSESWKLAPMLALAIPLFLFKYADQLRRKKENSSRTRSTEEEVPLEKRIAYKVDVFFSGHPYAKLLALLIATVVLIASGGIALYSVSGSGFLEALWLSWTFVADSGNHADQVGLGPRIVSVSISAGGMLVFATMLGLVSDAISEKVDSWRKGKSEVIEVNHILILGWSDKLGSLLKQLAIANKSIGGGVVVVLAERDKEEMEMDIGKLGFDFMGTSVICRSGSPLILADLKKVSVSKARAIIVLASDENADQSDARALRVVLSLTGVKEGLRGHIVVEMSDLDNEPLVKLVGGELIETVVAHDVIGRLMIQCALQPGLAQIWEDILGFENAEFYIKRWPELDGMRFGDVLISFPDAVPCGVKLASRFGSILMNPDDDYVLREGDEILVIAEDDDTYAPAPLPEVHKGFLPNVPTPPKYPEKILFCGWRRDIHDMIMVLEAFLAPGSELWMFNEVPEKARETKLTDGGMDILGLTNIKLVHKEGNAVIRRHLESLPLETFDSILILADESVEDSIVQSDSRSLATLLLIRDVQSKRLPSKESKSPLHHNGFSHSSWIRKMQHASDKSIIISEILDSRTRNLVSVSKISDYVLSNELVSMALAMVAEDKQINRVLEELFAEEGNEMCIRSAEFYLYEQEELSFLDIMVRARERDEIVIGYRLANTDEAIINPEHKSEIKKWSLDDVFVVIAKGD from the exons ATGGCGGAgagcgacggcggcgaggcggaccCCGGCGCCGGCCGCGCGGCAGGCGGTGGCGACGACCCGGCCCCGCGCGCGCAGCGGCCGCAGCTCGCCAAATCGCGcaccatcgccggctccgccgccgcggccgcctccgccgaGATAAGGCGGGGCGGGAGGGACGGTGGCATCCTCGCCCGCCGCTccaccacggcggcggcggcgcccctcCAGCAGGTGCCCAGGCGGCTCACCGTCGCCGTGGACGACCCCTCCCACGCGGCGCCCAACGCCGGCGTGCTCGACCGCGACTGGTGCTACCCGTCCTTCCTCGGCCCGCACGCCTCGCGCCCGCGCCCGCCGCGCCAGCAGcagacgccgccgcccgccgtcgccgctgcCCCCGCCCGCCGGAACCCTAGCGGCAACCCGGCCACCACGCGGAGGGTGGCGGCCTCGCAGCGGGACGAGGAGAAGTCCCTGGCCTCCGTGGTCAAGCAGTCGGCGCTGCTCGGGGAGAGGAGGCCGCtctcgcccccgccgccgccgccgcgcgctcgCCGATTCGATCTCTCTCCCTACTGCCTCCTACta TTGCTGGTCGTAACCGTCACAAGCTCCTCCCTGGCTTTCTGGCAGTGGATGAAAGTGCTGGGGCTCCAG AAAAAGGTCAGATCATGCAGTGGTGGTGCTGATGCTGCGGACAGTGAGGAAACTGCCGAGACATCCTGGGTTCTTGGGGACCCTGGTTCCGGCTTTGTTAGCTCCGAGAGCTGGAAATTAGCTCCGATGCTTGCACTGGCAATACCGTTGTTCCTTTTTAAATACGCTGACCAGCTGCGGCGAAAGAAAGAAAATTCCAGCAGGACGAGAAGCACCGAGGAAGAAGTGCCTCTCGAGAAGAGGATTGCTTACAAGGTTGATGTGTTCTTCTCAGGGCATCCGTATGCTAAGTTGCTTGCCCTCCTGATCGCCACTGTAGTTCTCATTGCCTCGGGCGGCATTGCGCTGTATTCTGTCAGTGGCAGTGGGTTCCTGGAGGCTCTTTGGCTTTCCTGGACTTTTGTGGCAGATTCAGGAAACCATGCTGACCAGGTTGGCCTCGGTCCAAGGATTGTGTCCGTGTCGATTAGCGCCGGTGGCATGCTGGTGTTTGCCACGATGCTCGGGCTTGTGTCAGATGCGATATCGGAGAAGGTGGATTCTTGGCGTAAGGGGAAAAGTGAGGTGATAGAGGTCAACCATATACTAATCCTCGGATGGAGCGACAAGCTG GGCTCTCTTCTGAAGCAGCTGGCTATAGCCAATAAAAGCATTGGTGGTGGTGTAGTtgttgtcctggcagaaagagacaAGGAAGAGATGGAGATGGACATAGGAAAGctaggatttgatttcatgggaacaTCTGTAATATGTAGAAGCGGCAGTCCTCTAATCCTAGCAGATCTGAAGAAG GTTTCTGTTTCCAAAGCGCGTGCTATTATTGTTTTAGCATCTGATGAAAATGCAGACCAA AGTGATGCACGAGCTTTGCGTGTCGTACTGAGCCTGACTGGAGTAAAAGAGGGCTTAAGGGGGCATATTGTTGTAGAGATGAGTGACCTTGACAATGAACCTTTAGTGAAATTGGTTGGAGGTGAACTAATTGAAACAGTTGTTGCCCATGATGTCATTGGACGTTTGATGATACAGTGTGCACTCCAACCTGGCTTGGCACAG ATATGGGAGGATATTTTGGGATTTGAAAATGCAGAATTCTATATAAAAAGATGGCCAGAATTGGATGGCATGCGGTTTGGGGATGTGTTAATCTCATTCCCTGATGCTGTGCCCTGCGGAGTGAAGCTTGCGTCaagatttggaagtatattaatgaATCCGGATGATGATTATGTTTTAAGAGAAGGCGATGAAATCCTTGTTATAGCAGAAGATGATGATACTTATGCACCTGCTCCTCTACCAGAG GTGCATAAGGGTTTTCTACCTAACGTTCCCACCCCGCCTAAATATCCAGAGAAAATTTTGTTCTGTGGTTGGCGACGTGACATCCATGATATGATAATG GTTCTAGAAGCATTTCTTGCTCCAGGTTCTGAATTGTGGATGTTCAATGAGGTGCCAGAGAAGGCGAGGGAGACAAAACTGACTGACGGTGGTATGGATATTCTTGGACTAACAAACATTAAACTTGTACACAAAGAAGGGAATGCTGTCATCAGGCGGCACTTAGAAAGCTTGCCTCTTGAGACCTTTGATTCT ATTTTAATTCTTGCAGATGAGTCGGTGGAGGACTCCATTGTACAATCGGATTCACGGTCCTTAGCGACACTTCTTCTAATTCGCGATGTTCAG TCCAAACGTCTTCCGTCGAAGGAGTCAAAATCACCTCTACATCACAATGGCTTCTCTCACAGCTCCTGGATTCGGAAGATGCAGCATGCATCGGACAAATCAATAATAATCAGTGAGATACTGGACTCAAGAACTAGAAACCTTGTATCTGTCTCCAAAATCAGCGATTACGTCCTGTCAAATGAACTTGTCAGTATGGCATTAGCAATGGTAGCAGAAGACAAGCAAATCAACAGAGTTCTTGAGGAACTTTTTGCTGAGGAG GGCAACGAGATGTGCATACGGTCTGCTGAGTTTTACCTGTATGAACAAGAGGAATTGAGTTTCCTGGACATAATGGTGAGGGCTCGTGAGCGAGACGAGATTGTGATCGGCTACCGGCTTGCCAACACCGATGAGGCAATCATTAATCCAGAGCACAAGTCGGAGATTAAGAAGTGGTCTCTAGACGACGTGTTTGTTGTGATCGCGAAAGGTGACTGA